One Microbacterium marinum genomic window, GACACGTCGTCGCGGGCGAGATGCTGGTCGGGCAGACCCTCGAGGTCGCGCAGCTGACCGAGCGAGAGCCCTTCCAACGAGGTGGTCTTCGGGTGCACGAAGAGATCGACGGCCTGACGGCGGTCGTTGGTGCGCTCGAACAGGCCCAGCGGGTCGCCGCGCAGCACGCTGACCGGTCCGACCGCGAGTACGCCGCGAGCCGTCGTCGGGATCGCGAAGAGTTCCTCGTGCTCGCTGCCGGGCTGCAGCCGCGGCACCTGGAAGACGCCGCGACCCGAGCCCACCGGGAGAACGACCTCCGAGGGGAGGAGCGATCGCGAGGTCCGGTTGGCGAGCGTGAGCGCACCGACCGCACGCTCCCCCACCACCACGCGAGTGCGGGTGAGGTCCAGCTCCACGTCGTACGCGGTGCGGCCGAAGAGGAAGATGACGCACAGGGCGACGATCACGGTCGCGATGGCCGCGGCGACGAACGCCTCCTCCCAACCGAGGGTGAACGTCACAACCCACAGCACGATCGCCAGGGCGATCACGACCCAGCCCACGGGACGGATGGCGGCGGCGACGACCCGGGCGTACCGCCCGACGATCCGGCCCCACGCGAAGGCGGTCTCGCGCAGCCGCTCCGCTCTCGTCGCCTCGCGCGGCGCGAGCTGCGGGGCGGACTCGTCAGCGGCGTCCGCCACCGAGGGCACACCGGAGTTCCGAGTCGCGTCCTGCGTCTCGGGAACAGCCTCCGGCGTCATCGTCATCAGGCGGAGGCCCGTGCCAGGGGTGCCTCGACGTCGCCGAGTGCCCGCTCGATGATCGACTCGGGCGTCGTGCCGGCGAACTCCGCCTCGGGGTCGAGCACCAGACGGTGCGTCCACACCGGCGCGGCCAGAGCCTTCACGTCGTCGGGGATGACGTAGTGGCGACCCTGCGAGGCTGCGACAACGCGGGCGATGCGCATCATCGAGATCGCGCCGCGGACCGAGACGCCGAGCTTGGTCGACGCCGATTCACGCGTCGCCTCGACGAGCTGCGCGGCGTAGCGCGCCACGGCGGGGTCGACGTGGACGGATGCCGCGAGGTCGGCCATGTCGGCGACGGCACGCGTCGTGATGACCGCCTGGAGGTTCGCCGACGGGTTGCGCTCGACGTTGCCCGCGAGGATCCGTTCGGCGACCGCGAGGGAGGGGTAGCCGATCGAGGTCTTGATCATGAAGCGGTCGAGCTGCGCTTCGGGGAGCTTGTACGTTCCCGCCTGCTCGATCGGGTTCTGTGTCGCGATGACCAGGAACGGGCGCCCCACCTCGTGCGGGGTGCCGTCGACGGTCACCCGCGACTCCTCCATGACCTCGAGGAGAGCGGACTGGGTCTTCGGCGAGGCGCGGTTGATCTCGTCCGCGAGCACGATCGAGGCGAACACCGGACCGCGGTGGAACTCGAACGAGTGGTTCGCCTGGTCGTAGATCGTGACGCCCGTCACGTCGGAGGGCAGCAGGTCGGGCGTGAACTGAATGCGAGTGGACGACCCCTGCACGCTGGCGGCGAGCGCCTTCGCGAGGCTCGTCTTTCCCGTTCCCGGCGCATCCTCGAGGAGCACGTGGCCCTCGGCGAGCATCGCGGCCAGCACGAGTCCGACCACCTCGCGCTTGCCCATCAGAGCCTGGTCGACGTTGTCGACGAGGCGGGTGAACGTGTCGCGGAACCAGGCCGCCTGTTCGGGGGTCATGCTCATTCGTTCAGTCCTTTTTTCTCCGAGTATCTGGGCAGCTGCCCCAGGTCAGCCGCGCGGCCACCAGCGCTTCTCCGTGTCGACGGCCCCACCCCATCCCTGGATATCGACCCAGACGTCATATCCGTCCGCGCCGAGGTAACACTGCAGGGTGATCTGACCATTCGCCGGCACGCTGTACGACCATGCCGTCCCGCTCACGTTCAGATCGCGCGACCCGTTGTTGTAGCGACACATGACGTTGTAGTTTCCGGCGGGGAAGTTCTCGGTGTTCATGACGAAGCGGTAACACCCGTTGACGCAGGAGCCAGCTGCGCCGCCCCGGGTCACCCAGACCTTCGGCTGCGGCGGCGGCGGCTCATCGACCGAGCGGGCACTGTCGGAGGCTGTCGTCGTCTGTCCGGCGGCCGTGGTGCGGACGTCGAGCGTGCGGGTCGTGCTGTACGGCACGTTGTACGTCTCGGTGCCGCTCGCGGCGACCGTGCGCCATCCGCGACCGTCACCGGTGCGGATCTCGGTCTTGATGTCGCGGCCGTTGCGGGCCGGGGACGACCAGGTCATCGTGATCGTCCGGTCGTTGGCGGTCGCCTTCGCGGACGGGTTGCCGATCGGGCCGTAGGGAGCGACCTGGTTCGACGCGGCGGATGCCGCGCCCTCGTAGGTCGACCCGTCGGCAGTCGCGACGGCCCTGACCTGGATCGTGTACTGGCCGTTGTTGTTCACCGCGCCGTTGCCGACGGTGCCGGAGTTACTCGAGCCGCCGCTGACCCAGTCAGCCCGCCAGCCGGTGCCGTTGACGTTGTACTGGTACCGGATCTCGCCGGCGTTCGCGCCGTTGGACGCCCCCGGCTGCCACGTGACGCTCACCTGGTTGTTCCCGGCAGCCGCGGCGACGGATGTGGGCGCGCCCGGTGCAGTGAAGGCGCGGCGCGGCGCGGACTGCGGGCTGAGGTCGCCCCATCCCGCCTTGTTGGAGGCACGGACGGTGTACGTGTAGTCGGACTGGGAGGTGTCGACTACGACGGCCTGGCTCGTCTGGCTCGCGGGCACCGAGATCGTGTTCACGACGGATCCGCCGCGGAGGACGTTCAGCTCGTATCCCGCGATCGGATCGCCGTTCTCGGCGGGCTGGTTCCAGCTCACCCGCATCTGCGCCTGGTTGCCGACGGGCTCGATGCGCGCGACGGTCGGAGCACCGGGAGCCGCGGGCGGAGCGGCCGGGATCATGGGCGACGACCATTGCGAGAAGTCCGACGGCTCCGGCGCGCGGTTGTGCGCGCGCACGCGCACCTGGTACGCGGTGCCGTTCTGGAGCCCGTCCCACGTGGTCGACTCGCCGGTGACACCGGTCTTCTGCGTCACACCGGATGGCGGCGCGGGCGAGATCTCGAGCGTGAAATTCTCCACCGGCGATCCCTCAGTGCGAGGCGTGACCCACGACACGTCGAGCTTCCGGTCTCCGAACTGGAGGGTCGGCGGGGCGGGCTGGTCGGGACGCTGGTCGGGACGCGCGGTCTCGGACGGCACCGACGGGTCGGACTCGCCGACGCTGTTGGTCGCGGTCACGACGAAGTTGTACTCGACGTTGTTGGTGAGCCCGTCCAGCGTGCAGGTTGTCGAGCTGCACTGGCGCTCGTAGCCGCCGGCCGTCGAGGTGACCGTGTACGACGAGATCGGGCGTCCGTTGTCGACAGGCGGCGTCCAGCTGAGCACCACGGTCCGGCTCTCGACCGCGGTGACGGTCGGCTTGCCGGGCGCGTCGGGTCGACCCTGCACGATGACGCGTACCCGACCGTCGACGTTGCGGTCGGCGTCCTCGGTCTTGTCCTGCACGGTGTAGCGGACGACGACCGTACCGACGAAGTCGCTCGCCGTCGTGATGTTCACATCGGTCCCGGCCGCAGACACGTCGGCCTGACCGGTTTCGAGTTCGGTGCCGACGATCTTCAGCGGCGTGTCGGGGAACGGGTTCACGTCGTTGCGGAGCACGTTCACCGAGACGGTCTCGCCCTGGTCTGCCTGCTCGACGATGTCGTCATTGACCGACGCGAGCTCCCGAGTCGACGCGGTGATGGTCACCGCAATGGTTGCCTCCACGGGCTCGGTCTCGCCGTCGGTCACCTGCACGGTCAGGGAGAATCGCGTTCCCTTCTCAACGTTCGCGTCCGCCGAGACGCGCAGCGCGCCGTCGCTGACGGAGGCGTCGACACCGGCCGGCGCGTCCGAGGCGAGCGAGAAGGTCAGCTCGTCTCCCGGGTCGGGATCGGACGCCAACTCGGTCAGGCCGAGCACGGCGGCATCCTCACCCGGGGCGACGCTCATCGACGCACCGGTCATCGTGGGCTGCTGATTCTCGGGCGGTAGCACCGTGATCGGGATCGTCAGGGTGGCCTTGCGGCCCTCGGGGTCGTCGGGACCCGTGCCGTCGGTGACTTCGAAGGTCAGGGCGTCGGCGCCGAAGTAGCGATCGGCGGACGTGTACACGAGGGTGCTCTGGTCCTTCACGAGGTTGGCACCGTTGCTGTGCGCGGCGACGACCTTGGCCGCCTCCGTGATGACGACGTCCTTCCCGCCCACGGCTTGGACGTACTCGGAGAGCGGCAGCTCGACTGTCTCGCCGCTGTCGACCTCGAGGGGGGTGGTGGACAGGAGCGTCGGCGGCAGGTCATTGAGAGCGGGCACGTGGATGAAGGCGGATGCCACGAGGTCGTCCTCGTCGCGGATCGCGTAGGTGATGACCTGTCGCTCGTCGCGCACGGTGAGGCGCACCGAGCCGTCGCCCAGGACCCGGGCGGCGTCGCCGCCGTCGCCGAGGGTGACCTCGAGCACCGCGCGCGTGCCATCAGGGTCGTCGTCGTTGGCGAGCACGTCGATCGTCACAGTGCCGTCCTCGGCCACGTCTTCGGCGAGGACGCGGTCGTCGCGGGCGATCGGTCGCATCAGCGGCACGTCGGGGTCGACCGTGATCTGCACCGAGGTCGTCGCCTCGAGGCCGCGTGCATCGGCGATCGTGTAGAGCACGCTCGTCTGCATCGGCTCGTCGGGCGCGGTGATCAGCAGCTGCTCACCGGAGACCTCGGCATCCAGCCCGGACACATCCGGCACATCGACGGCGTTCTCCGCGAATCCGAACGCGTCGCCGTCGGGGTCGGAGTCGTTCGCGAGCACGTCGACGGCCACCTGGCGGCCCGGGCGCACTGTGATGGTGTCCCGCACGGCATACGGCGCCTGGTTGCTCGATTCGGCGGGCGCGATGCCCACCTCGACCCGCGCCGTGGCTTCCTTGCCGAGGTTGTCGCGGACGCGGTACTGGAACCGGTCCACGCCGACGGAGTCCTCGAACGCCTCGTAGACGAAGGAGTCGGCTCCCACCGAGACGACGCGTCCCTTCGAGGGGGCGGATGCCGGGCCGACGAGCTCCACCGAGTCGCCGTCCGCGTCGATGCCGTTCAGCGGGATGGGCACGGTTACCCGGGAGCCGCTGAGCGTGCGGACCGTCACGTCGCGCGGACGCGGAGCCGCGTTCGCCTCGTCGTTCAGCGGCAGGATCCGGATGGTGACGAAGCCCGCATCGCGCTGCCCCGTCGAGTCGACGACCTCGTACGTCGCGGTCACCGTCTTCGGCTCGCTGCCGGCGCGGAAGCGGAGGGTGTCCTCCGAGACGAAGAGCTCGCCGTCCTCCTCGTCCACCAGCGGGGGGACGAGTTCGGGCGAGACATGGATCTCGTCGCCGTTCGGGTGATAGTCGTTCTCCATCACCGGGATGGTCACGATGTCGCCCACGCGGACGACGACCTCGTCTTCGACAGCGATCGGCGGGCGGAGCTTGGCCGGCGCGGGGACGGGGATGACGATGATCTCGCCCTGGCTCGACTTCGACCCGTTGGACACCGTGTAGGTGAGTCGCACCTGCTGGTCGAGGGAGGCCTGGTCGCTGATGCGGATCGTCTCGTGTCCGAGCACGGCCGCGGCGATCCCGCTGTCACTCTCGGCCGTCACCGACTGCACGACGAGGATGCCGCCGGCGGGGTCGGTGTCGTTGCCCAGGACGTTGACGAGCACGTCGCCACCGGCGGGGAGCAGCGCGACATCGCGCACCGCGATGGGCGCCCGATCGTCTTCTTCTTCGGGCAGGACGTCGATCCGGACGATGCCGGGCGAGGAGTTGGGGCCGGCGGACGCGAGGTAGGTCGCGTAGTAGGTGTCGGGCGTCGCGGACTCGAACGTGAACGACGCGTCCGGGTAGTCGCGGGTCAGACGTCCGCCCTCGACGTCGTCGACGCGCGTGAGGCGCAGTGGCTCGCTACCGGTGCTGGTGTCGTTCGCGAGCGGGGACACGGTCACCGGGCGGTCGACGCGGGTCACGACGTGGTCGGCGTTGGTCACCGGAAGGGTGGTGCCGAGGGGACGGATGTCGAGGCGCGCGATACCGGTGGTGCGCTCGCTGCCGTCCGAGACGACGACCGGAATGTCCTTGCGGCCCTGGAGCCCGCCGATCGCGCGATAGGTGATCTGGCCGTCGGAGGTGAACTCGACCTCGTCACCGCCGTCGGTGGTCACCTCCTGAAGGAAGATGTCGTCCCCGTCGGGGTCGTTCCAGTCGGTCAGGATGTTGTACGAGACAACGCCGCCGGTCTCCACGGTGATGGCCGTCGTGCGCTTCTGGACGGGCGGGGAGTTCTCTTTCAGCGGGCTGACGGTCAGATCGACGCGCGCCTCGTCCTCGCCGCCACGACCGTCGTTGATCGAGTAGGTGAACGAGGTGGTGCCGCTGGCATCGTCGTCGAGGCGGATCTGGAGTGCTGTGCCGTTGTAGATCGGGGTGATCTCGCCGAACGACGGCTCGTTCTCGACCGTGGCGACGAGCACATCGCCGTCGGCGTCGAGGTCGTTCTCCAGAACGGGGAGCACGGTGGTGCGGCCCGGACGCACGCCGTAGCGGTCGTTCTTCGCGATGGGATCGGTGTTCTGCTCGGTGCGTTCGGGGAGCGTCGTCTGGATGGTCTCCTCCGTCGTCTCCTCCTCCTCTTCACCCTCACCCTCGGGAGGGGTGATGTCCTCCCAGTTGTCGACCTGTTGCAGCGCGTCGCTCGCCATCCACGCGGCGCCGCCGAAGACGTCGTTCAAGACGACGACGTCGCGGTTCACGCGGAAACGGAGATCACTGGTCGCATCGACGCCCTCGATCGTCTCGACGACGTCGGAGCCCTCGCCCGCGCAGTCGCGGACGAAAGCGCCCGATCCCGACCATGCGCCGTAGGCGCAGCCGGCGACGTAGACCGGCTGCGCGGCCGTGCCCTCGGCGCCGGAGTCGACGCGCGTGGGCTCGCCGCCGCCGAGCGGCACCCGCACCAGCTCAGTGGGCGTCGACAGGGTCACGGCATCAGTCGCGTTGGAGGGCTGCTGGAGGACACTGTCCGCCGGCACCTCGGTCTCCAGGCCGTCACTCGAATACAGCGTCCAGGTGTCGTTGTCGAGCACGAGGCTCACGTCGCCGACCGCAGAGATCGTCACGGTGTGGTCGGGGTCGATGCCCTCGAGCTCGCGCTGAGCGGTCTCCACCATCGTGCCGTCGCCGCCCTGCCCGTAGGCGGACAGGATGCCGGTCTCGGGGGCGAACGCGTAGGCGATGCCCGAGGTGCTCACGGTCGCCACCGCGCCCTTGCCGAGCTCGGCGATCGGGTCTCCGGCTTCCTTGCCCACGGTGCCGATCGAGGAGAACGCACCGACCCGGAGCGCTCCGGCTTCGTCGACCACCGCGACCGTCGGCCCGCCCAGCGCGACCTGCGCGCCGGGTCCGAGGTCGGCGCTGTCGGAGAGGGCGACGCGGGCGGGGTCCACGGCGGTGACCGTGGCCTCGGTCTGGTCGGTCACCAGGATTCGGCTGCCCGCCTGTTGGATGTCGTATTCAGCGGAAAGCGTGCGGAGTCCGCCGTCCAGAAGGCGGGACTCGTTGTTGAAGTGTCCGACCAGCAAGCTGCTCTGCTTGGTGAGCCACACGCCGCCGTCGTTGAGGTCGACCTCGGTGGTCGGCTCGCCCTCGTACGTGATGGCGAGGACGCCGATGGCGACTGCCGCGGTGGTGACCGCGCCGATCGATGCGAGCGTGCGCGGGCGCGCACGAAGCCACGCGAAAGACTTCATAGAGCTCGGCCTCCCCCGGGCGAACATGAGTGCGTGGCGTCGGGACCTGACCGCTGCATCAGGCGCTCGCAGATGAACTGGACGGTTCCAGGGTAAGCGAGACACCGAAATGGTTCGAGCGCGTGACGTGGGGAGAACTCCCCATATATGCTTCTTCGCGCGTTTCAGCCGGCGACGTAACGCGCCAAATGCTCGCCGGTCAGGGTGCTCGGCTGCGCGATCAGGTCGGCCGGAGTCCCCTCGAAGACGACCCGGCCACCGTCGCGTCCGGCACCGGGTCCGAGATCGATGATCCAGTCGGCATGCGCCATCACCGCCTGGTGGTGCTCGATGACGATGACCGAGTTCCCGGCATCCACGAGACGATCGAGCAGCGCGAGGAGGTTGTCGACGTCGGCGAGGTGGAGTCCGGTGCTCGGTTCGTCGAGGACGTACACCGCCCCCTTCTTCGCCATCGCGATCGCGAGCTTCAGCCGCTGCCGCTCGCCT contains:
- a CDS encoding Ig-like domain-containing protein; the encoded protein is MKSFAWLRARPRTLASIGAVTTAAVAIGVLAITYEGEPTTEVDLNDGGVWLTKQSSLLVGHFNNESRLLDGGLRTLSAEYDIQQAGSRILVTDQTEATVTAVDPARVALSDSADLGPGAQVALGGPTVAVVDEAGALRVGAFSSIGTVGKEAGDPIAELGKGAVATVSTSGIAYAFAPETGILSAYGQGGDGTMVETAQRELEGIDPDHTVTISAVGDVSLVLDNDTWTLYSSDGLETEVPADSVLQQPSNATDAVTLSTPTELVRVPLGGGEPTRVDSGAEGTAAQPVYVAGCAYGAWSGSGAFVRDCAGEGSDVVETIEGVDATSDLRFRVNRDVVVLNDVFGGAAWMASDALQQVDNWEDITPPEGEGEEEEETTEETIQTTLPERTEQNTDPIAKNDRYGVRPGRTTVLPVLENDLDADGDVLVATVENEPSFGEITPIYNGTALQIRLDDDASGTTSFTYSINDGRGGEDEARVDLTVSPLKENSPPVQKRTTAITVETGGVVSYNILTDWNDPDGDDIFLQEVTTDGGDEVEFTSDGQITYRAIGGLQGRKDIPVVVSDGSERTTGIARLDIRPLGTTLPVTNADHVVTRVDRPVTVSPLANDTSTGSEPLRLTRVDDVEGGRLTRDYPDASFTFESATPDTYYATYLASAGPNSSPGIVRIDVLPEEEDDRAPIAVRDVALLPAGGDVLVNVLGNDTDPAGGILVVQSVTAESDSGIAAAVLGHETIRISDQASLDQQVRLTYTVSNGSKSSQGEIIVIPVPAPAKLRPPIAVEDEVVVRVGDIVTIPVMENDYHPNGDEIHVSPELVPPLVDEEDGELFVSEDTLRFRAGSEPKTVTATYEVVDSTGQRDAGFVTIRILPLNDEANAAPRPRDVTVRTLSGSRVTVPIPLNGIDADGDSVELVGPASAPSKGRVVSVGADSFVYEAFEDSVGVDRFQYRVRDNLGKEATARVEVGIAPAESSNQAPYAVRDTITVRPGRQVAVDVLANDSDPDGDAFGFAENAVDVPDVSGLDAEVSGEQLLITAPDEPMQTSVLYTIADARGLEATTSVQITVDPDVPLMRPIARDDRVLAEDVAEDGTVTIDVLANDDDPDGTRAVLEVTLGDGGDAARVLGDGSVRLTVRDERQVITYAIRDEDDLVASAFIHVPALNDLPPTLLSTTPLEVDSGETVELPLSEYVQAVGGKDVVITEAAKVVAAHSNGANLVKDQSTLVYTSADRYFGADALTFEVTDGTGPDDPEGRKATLTIPITVLPPENQQPTMTGASMSVAPGEDAAVLGLTELASDPDPGDELTFSLASDAPAGVDASVSDGALRVSADANVEKGTRFSLTVQVTDGETEPVEATIAVTITASTRELASVNDDIVEQADQGETVSVNVLRNDVNPFPDTPLKIVGTELETGQADVSAAGTDVNITTASDFVGTVVVRYTVQDKTEDADRNVDGRVRVIVQGRPDAPGKPTVTAVESRTVVLSWTPPVDNGRPISSYTVTSTAGGYERQCSSTTCTLDGLTNNVEYNFVVTATNSVGESDPSVPSETARPDQRPDQPAPPTLQFGDRKLDVSWVTPRTEGSPVENFTLEISPAPPSGVTQKTGVTGESTTWDGLQNGTAYQVRVRAHNRAPEPSDFSQWSSPMIPAAPPAAPGAPTVARIEPVGNQAQMRVSWNQPAENGDPIAGYELNVLRGGSVVNTISVPASQTSQAVVVDTSQSDYTYTVRASNKAGWGDLSPQSAPRRAFTAPGAPTSVAAAAGNNQVSVTWQPGASNGANAGEIRYQYNVNGTGWRADWVSGGSSNSGTVGNGAVNNNGQYTIQVRAVATADGSTYEGAASAASNQVAPYGPIGNPSAKATANDRTITMTWSSPARNGRDIKTEIRTGDGRGWRTVAASGTETYNVPYSTTRTLDVRTTAAGQTTTASDSARSVDEPPPPQPKVWVTRGGAAGSCVNGCYRFVMNTENFPAGNYNVMCRYNNGSRDLNVSGTAWSYSVPANGQITLQCYLGADGYDVWVDIQGWGGAVDTEKRWWPRG
- a CDS encoding AAA family ATPase codes for the protein MSMTPEQAAWFRDTFTRLVDNVDQALMGKREVVGLVLAAMLAEGHVLLEDAPGTGKTSLAKALAASVQGSSTRIQFTPDLLPSDVTGVTIYDQANHSFEFHRGPVFASIVLADEINRASPKTQSALLEVMEESRVTVDGTPHEVGRPFLVIATQNPIEQAGTYKLPEAQLDRFMIKTSIGYPSLAVAERILAGNVERNPSANLQAVITTRAVADMADLAASVHVDPAVARYAAQLVEATRESASTKLGVSVRGAISMMRIARVVAASQGRHYVIPDDVKALAAPVWTHRLVLDPEAEFAGTTPESIIERALGDVEAPLARASA
- a CDS encoding DUF58 domain-containing protein; its protein translation is MTMTPEAVPETQDATRNSGVPSVADAADESAPQLAPREATRAERLRETAFAWGRIVGRYARVVAAAIRPVGWVVIALAIVLWVVTFTLGWEEAFVAAAIATVIVALCVIFLFGRTAYDVELDLTRTRVVVGERAVGALTLANRTSRSLLPSEVVLPVGSGRGVFQVPRLQPGSEHEELFAIPTTARGVLAVGPVSVLRGDPLGLFERTNDRRQAVDLFVHPKTTSLEGLSLGQLRDLEGLPDQHLARDDVSFHALRDYQPGDDLRHVHWKSTARTGTLMVREYEQTRRSHFVVALSTHPGEYRDPQEFETAISVGGSIGLRALRDSRTLDVRTSAGRIRAETGRRFLDSLSALEPSKPREGGIVALAGVLATHSPDAAVAVLICGSTLDAGELRLACSRIPYGVRVLAVIADGRVDSPALRRVGDADVVTLGDLEQLPSAIRKVLA